A region of Drosophila suzukii chromosome 2L, CBGP_Dsuzu_IsoJpt1.0, whole genome shotgun sequence DNA encodes the following proteins:
- the lmgA gene encoding anaphase-promoting complex subunit 11 produces the protein MKVRIKSWTGVATWRWVANDENCGICRMSFESTCPECALPGDDCPLVWGVCSHCFHMHCIVKWLNLQPLNKQCPMCRQSWKFNVH, from the coding sequence ATGAAAGTGAGAATCAAGTCATGGACGGGAGTTGCAACTTGGCGTTGGGTAGCGAATGACGAGAACTGTGGTATCTGTCGCATGTCCTTCGAGAGCACCTGCCCGGAGTGCGCGCTGCCCGGTGACGACTGCCCACTGGTGTGGGGTGTCTGCTCCCATTGCTTCCATATGCACTGCATAGTCAAGTGGTTGAACCTGCAACCGTTGAATAAACAATGCCCCATGTGCCGCCAGAGCTGGAAATTCAACGTGCATTAG
- the lmgB gene encoding serine-rich adhesin for platelets has protein sequence MMENSTDAQPHLTGLPPLPKSLSAATAVPVTTGPHTRTASPASSVSALAAVAGELYLGPSTSSSAAASRNRSYNGHGHGQRHGSLSSTQESLSDRESVHSRASSTHSAGPGHTPTNSSSSTGATSSTIDNQLAILRREMYGLRQLDLSLLSQLWALNESIQGFRVFLQEQDALSPPSRSRTPSDANSLSSDEEDDASYAPVALTKITDAAGGGSVSVVSSRAKVSPASGGLPTKPATGSTTSHASTSSTSGASGSSSAASSVGKHQQMQQANLYHQRTAPPPAPPAQHKAHPQLPRILQQRMRQAPPPPPPTRQKGGGGASTSSSNHSISSVTQTHPHSHQHPQQAHHPRPV, from the coding sequence ATGATGGAGAACAGCACCGATGCTCAGCCGCATTTGACGGGCCTGCCGCCACTGCCAAAAAGTCTGAGTGCCGCCACGGCGGTTCCTGTGACAACAGGCCCGCATACCCGCACGGCCTCGCCGGCGTCCAGTGTTTCCGCACTGGCGGCCGTCGCAGGAGAACTGTACCTGGGACCCTCCACCTCCTCGTCGGCGGCGGCGTCCAGGAATCGCAGCTATAATGGACATGGACACGGCCAGCGACACGGGAGTCTCTCATCCACGCAGGAGTCACTCAGCGATCGAGAATCCGTGCACAGTCGTGCATCCAGCACACACAGTGCTGGGCCGGGGCACACACCCACCAACAGCTCGAGCAGCACTGGAGCCACCTCGTCTACTATTGACAACCAGCTGGCCATTCTGCGCAGGGAAATGTACGGCTTGAGGCAATTGGATCTTTCACTGCTGTCACAGCTGTGGGCACTAAACGAGTCCATACAGGGATTTCGGGTGTTCCTGCAGGAGCAAGATGCGCTGTCGCCGCCCTCGAGGTCTCGCACGCCGTCGGATGCGAATTCTTTGAGCTCAGACGAAGAGGACGATGCCTCCTATGCGCCAGTGGCCTTGACCAAAATTACAGATGCTGCCGGAGGTGGGAGTGTGAGTGTGGTGAGCTCCAGGGCCAAGGTCTCTCCGGCCAGCGGGGGACTACCCACCAAACCTGCAACGGGTTCCACCACCTCCCACGCCTCGACGAGTTCCACATCGGGGGCCTCGGGATCCTCGTCGGCTGCCTCCTCTGTGGGCAAGCACCAACAAATGCAACAGGCGAACCTCTACCATCAGAGGACGGCTCCACCACCCGCACCTCCAGCCCAGCACAAGGCGCATCCGCAATTGCCAAGAATTCTGCAGCAGCGCATGAGACAGGCCCCACCTCCTCCGCCACCCACAAGGCAAAAGGGTGGAGGCGGAGCCAGCACCAGCAGTAGTAACCACAGCATCAGCAGTGTCACCCAGACGCATCCACATTCACACCAACATCCCCAACAAGCACATCATCCGCGGCCAGTATGA